In Cydia pomonella isolate Wapato2018A chromosome 27, ilCydPomo1, whole genome shotgun sequence, a single genomic region encodes these proteins:
- the LOC133532556 gene encoding zinc finger protein ZFP2-like — MNRVKQELESENLVACRICLAWEGRLFDIREWGLDQVYEELMGTTLSAWDGLPQHLCAWCRAQLARAQALRARCRRADSLLKQALMHQHFISNSYIRTIDRRAQKLTHPYSNHISKETIDIVFEEIIRTPKDVKDELERDMIVDDDDVDIDDDLFLPNDDMKPFDINFADVSLVKDDDLTDVSPDKSKIIVEEGILPKRTTRKPSKRKKAEEIEIEPPKRKRSQKKTQEKESSVKFVVKKKEKRLKKSKIKREEDYKEFEKKYDFQVKCLTEEEMVEDMERRKLSDKAIKGVVKCQLCYKGFMNNTTLENHMKIAHDPSVGSNECHLCHSRYRFAVNLRQHVQNAHQLMFKCRQCGEIVWGESHAVLHAGIHAGTTLKCRHCDKQFVKKTTRTTHMRMAHPVENAAGGTCEVCGETFTSRRGLRSHKARTHNKQLQPSVPGLFCRKCRVQFESKQALQHHKQQQEGQRCHNDHSACEQCGALYPTEDELIRHKHEAHGVQLFTCDACSKSFLSKVSLSVHIDRVHLHIKPVRPNRPKPAGERRGSKPKPKQKFKLDNMCEICGKAYSCLALLKTHQMRHTGDRPFKCTECPKGFVTATLLREHRDIVHARLRKYRCPECPKTFLHQSSVYVHRAIHTGEKAYECSFCGKAFTQAGTLHTHVKFVHMKVKPPPRKRNKHMDA; from the exons ATGAATAGGGTAAAACAAGAACTGGAATCGGAAAATTTGGTGGCGTGTCGTATTTGCTTGGCTTGGGAAGGCAGACTCTTTGACATCAGAGAATGGGGTCTGGACCAGGTATATGAGGAGCTTATGGGCACAACT CTGTCAGCATGGGACGGGCTGCCGCAACATCTGTGCGCGTGGTGCcgcgcgcagctcgcgcgggcgcaggcgctgcgcgcgcgctgccgccgcGCCGACTCGCTGCTCAAGCAGGCACTCATGCACCAGCATTTT ATCTCTAACAGCTACATCCGAACTATTGATAGAAGAGCACAAAAACTAACACATCCTTACTCTAATCACATTTCTAAAGAAACTATAGATATTGTATTTGAAGAAATTATTCGCACACCCAAAGATGTTAAAGATGAATTAGAACGTGATATGATagtagatgatgatgatgttgataTAGATGATGATCTATTTCTGCCTAATGATGATATGAAACCATTTGATATTAACTTTGCTGATGTCTCACTAGTCAAAGATGATGATTTAACAGATGTTAGTCCAGATAAGAGTAAAATTATAGTAGAAGAAGGTATTCTACCTAAAAGAACAACCAGAAAACCatctaaaagaaaaaaagcagAAGAAATTGAGATTGAACCTCCTAAAAGGAAAAGATCTCAAAAGAAAACTCAAGAAAAGGAATCATCAGTTAAATTCGTagttaaaaagaaagaaaaacgtTTAAAGAAGAGTAAAATTAAAAGGGAAGAAGATTACAAGGAGTTTGAGAAGAAATATGACTTCCAAGTGAAGTGTTTGACGGAGGAGGAGATGGTGGAGGATATGGAGAGAAGGAAATTGTCGGATAAGGCCATTAAGGGGGTGGTGAAGTGCCAGTTGTGCTATAAAGGGTTTATGAACAATACTACTTTGGAGAATCATATGAAGATTGCACATGATCCG TCCGTGGGTTCAAACGAGTGCCACCTCTGCCACTCTCGCTACCGCTTCGCTGTGAATCTCCGGCAGCATGTACAGAATGCACACCAGCTCATGTTCAAATGTAGGCAATGCGGAGAGATCGTGTGGGGCGA GTCGCACGCGGTGCTCCACGCCGGCATACACGCAGGGACAACTCTGAAGTGCCGACATTGCGACAAACAATTTGT CAAGAAAACGACTCGAACGACACATATGCGTATGGCGCACCCGGTGGAGAACGCGGCCGGCGGCACGTGCGAGGTGTGCGGCGAGACCTTCACCAGCCGCCGCGGCCTGCGCAGCCACAAGGCGCGCACACACAACAAG CAACTGCAGCCGTCGGTGCCGGGCTTGTTCTGCCGCAAATGCCGCGTGCAGTTCGAGTCCAAGCAAGCCCTGCAGCACCACAAACAGCAGCAGGAGGGCCAGCGCTGCCACAACGACCACAG TGCGTGTGAGCAGTGCGGCGCGCTGTACCCGACCGAGGACGAGCTTATCCGACACAAGCACGAAGCGCATGGCGTGCAGCTTTTCACGTGCGACGCG tGCTCCAAATCCTTCCTATCCAAGGTGTCCCTGTCCGTGCACATCGACCGCGTGCACCTGCACATCAAGCCCGTGCGGCCCAACCGGCCCAAGCCAGCCGGCGAGCGTCGCGGATCCAAGCCGAAGCCGAAGCAGAAATTCAAGCTGGACAATATGTGCGAGATCTGCGGCAAGGCTTACTCG TGCCTGGCGCTGCTGAAGACGCACCAGATGCGGCACACGGGCGACCGGCCCTTCAAGTGCACGGAGTGCCCCAAGGGCTTCGTCACCGCCACGCTGCTCCGG GAGCACCGCGACATCGTGCACGCGCGCCTGCGCAAGTACCGCTGCCCGGAGTGCCCCAAGACCTTCCTGCACCAGTCCTCCGTCTACGTGCACCGAGCT